In Bradyrhizobium sp. CCBAU 051011, the following are encoded in one genomic region:
- a CDS encoding tripartite tricarboxylate transporter TctB family protein has translation MRLPDRVTGLFLVGLGAAAAYGGWQLPPVPGQPVGPNVFPLVIGTGLALCGLAIALGIGRSFEEEEHLIPVEGGQPTPPTSKLYGLRALLPPALLLLYVAVAERLGFILTAAMIVYVTSTALGARWKVALPLALLAPIGIHLIFSKLLRVPLPPGVLPMPW, from the coding sequence ATGCGTCTACCCGATCGCGTCACGGGTCTGTTTCTCGTTGGCCTCGGCGCAGCTGCCGCCTATGGCGGGTGGCAACTGCCGCCGGTGCCTGGCCAGCCGGTCGGGCCCAACGTCTTCCCGCTGGTGATCGGAACAGGGCTGGCGCTGTGCGGGCTCGCGATTGCACTCGGGATTGGCCGTAGCTTCGAAGAAGAAGAACACCTTATTCCGGTCGAGGGTGGCCAACCGACGCCGCCGACCAGCAAGCTCTATGGTCTGCGCGCCCTGCTCCCGCCGGCGTTGCTGCTGCTTTACGTCGCGGTCGCCGAGCGGCTCGGCTTCATTCTCACGGCGGCGATGATCGTCTACGTGACCTCGACCGCGCTCGGCGCCCGCTGGAAGGTTGCGTTGCCGCTCGCGCTGCTTGCGCCGATCGGCATCCACCTGATTTTCTCAAAATTGCTGCGCGTGCCGCTGCCGCCCGGCGTTTTGCCGATGCCCTGGTGA
- a CDS encoding tripartite tricarboxylate transporter substrate binding protein — MSKKITRRAFAASSAAAAAVAGFGFKPALAQAYPARPVTVIVPWGAGGGTDATARIVAALLEKDLGQPFNVVNRTGGSGVVGHSAIATAPADGYTIGMLTVEISMMHWQGLTELGPKSYTPLALMNEDPPGIQVSSTSPYKTVKELADAIKAAPAGKFKASGTGQGGIWHLALVGWMQAMGLAPNHVAWVPSNGAAPAMQDLAAGGLDLTTCSVPEARAIIEAGKARSLAVMAKARNPAFPDVPTLKEAMGIDYSTGAWRGIAGPKGLPPDVATKLTASLKKVYDSKEFKDFMSNRGFGTVWGDAAEFAAFMDKGDAQMGVAMKAAGLSKA, encoded by the coding sequence ATGTCCAAAAAGATTACCCGCCGCGCCTTTGCGGCTTCGTCTGCTGCTGCGGCGGCTGTCGCGGGCTTTGGTTTCAAGCCGGCCTTGGCGCAGGCCTATCCGGCGCGGCCGGTGACCGTGATCGTGCCCTGGGGCGCCGGCGGCGGCACCGATGCGACCGCGCGCATCGTCGCGGCGCTGTTGGAAAAGGATCTCGGCCAGCCGTTCAACGTGGTCAATCGCACCGGCGGCTCGGGCGTGGTCGGCCATTCCGCGATCGCAACCGCACCGGCCGACGGCTACACCATCGGCATGCTGACGGTGGAAATCTCGATGATGCACTGGCAGGGGCTCACCGAACTCGGGCCGAAGAGCTATACGCCGCTGGCGCTGATGAACGAAGATCCGCCCGGCATCCAGGTCAGTTCCACTTCGCCCTACAAGACCGTGAAGGAGCTTGCCGACGCCATCAAGGCCGCGCCCGCCGGCAAGTTCAAGGCCTCCGGCACTGGTCAGGGCGGGATCTGGCATCTGGCGCTGGTCGGCTGGATGCAGGCGATGGGACTTGCCCCCAATCACGTTGCGTGGGTGCCATCGAACGGCGCCGCGCCCGCGATGCAGGATCTCGCGGCCGGCGGGCTCGACCTCACCACCTGCTCGGTGCCGGAAGCGCGCGCGATCATCGAGGCCGGCAAGGCGCGCAGCCTCGCCGTTATGGCTAAGGCGCGCAACCCAGCCTTCCCCGATGTGCCGACGCTGAAGGAAGCGATGGGAATCGACTATTCGACCGGCGCATGGCGCGGCATTGCCGGCCCCAAGGGCCTGCCGCCCGACGTTGCGACCAAGCTCACCGCGTCGCTGAAGAAGGTCTATGACTCCAAGGAGTTCAAGGACTTCATGAGCAACCGTGGCTTCGGCACGGTGTGGGGCGATGCGGCCGAATTCGCGGCCTTCATGGACAAGGGCGATGCCCAGATGGGCGTGGCGATGAAGGCCGCCGGTCTATCAAAGGCCTGA
- a CDS encoding SRPBCC family protein → MTTAYYSTVLDHPLETVWALIRDFNNYPAYIEGVSESVIEDDKGGDEVGAVRRFCYLGNWIRQRLAGHSDEAHSLTYAGIDPFPFPSESQSDVPAPTRYEGTMHLLPVIEGNRTFIEWSVQLDTAPQDEDRWRALFQSWIPDWTHSLERALGRRAA, encoded by the coding sequence ATGACGACAGCTTATTACAGCACCGTGCTAGACCATCCCCTGGAAACCGTGTGGGCCCTGATCCGCGATTTCAACAACTACCCGGCCTATATTGAAGGGGTGAGCGAAAGCGTGATCGAAGACGACAAGGGTGGCGACGAAGTCGGCGCGGTCAGGCGCTTCTGCTACCTCGGCAACTGGATCAGGCAGCGGCTCGCCGGCCATTCCGACGAAGCGCACTCGCTGACCTATGCGGGTATCGATCCATTTCCATTTCCGTCCGAGTCGCAGTCGGACGTTCCAGCTCCGACGCGCTACGAGGGAACGATGCATCTGCTGCCGGTCATCGAGGGCAACCGGACCTTTATCGAATGGTCCGTGCAACTCGACACCGCGCCGCAGGACGAAGATCGCTGGCGCGCGCTGTTCCAGTCCTGGATTCCGGATTGGACCCACTCACTCGAGCGAGCGCTGGGCCGTCGTGCCGCTTGA
- a CDS encoding DUF3298 and DUF4163 domain-containing protein — protein MAFVAFARTIGFAGAIACAATLAFAADPKPDFSIKTKWVEAGIFLDARIKAEPALAANCLAEGKAWATKNRADADKERKQDPDLFRNAWSYERKYQTRSVVDGRYVSIIRADYEYTGGAHPNSASDTILWDKSANKRISIRPFFNETADNGPTMKAMRQGVIASLEAEKKKRGADGTDASAIEGIEAKLLKIGPVALAPSTEEGKSSGLNFYYAPYAVGSYAEGEYVAFVPWEALKAYLTPEGARIFGGARPKDDEDRPQ, from the coding sequence ATTGCATTCGTAGCGTTCGCTCGGACAATTGGCTTCGCGGGTGCGATCGCATGCGCTGCGACGCTGGCATTCGCCGCCGATCCCAAGCCGGACTTTTCCATCAAGACCAAATGGGTCGAAGCCGGCATCTTCCTCGACGCCAGGATCAAGGCCGAACCGGCACTGGCGGCGAACTGCCTGGCCGAGGGCAAGGCATGGGCCACAAAGAACCGGGCCGATGCCGATAAGGAGCGCAAGCAGGACCCGGACCTGTTCCGCAACGCGTGGTCGTATGAGCGGAAATACCAGACCCGCTCGGTGGTCGATGGCCGCTATGTCAGCATCATCAGGGCGGACTACGAATATACTGGAGGTGCGCACCCCAACAGCGCGTCCGACACCATCTTGTGGGACAAGTCGGCGAACAAGCGCATCAGCATCCGTCCGTTCTTTAACGAGACGGCGGACAACGGCCCGACGATGAAGGCGATGCGGCAAGGCGTCATTGCTTCGCTCGAAGCCGAGAAGAAGAAACGCGGCGCTGATGGCACCGACGCCAGCGCCATCGAAGGCATCGAGGCCAAGCTTCTCAAGATCGGCCCGGTCGCGCTGGCGCCATCGACCGAAGAAGGCAAGAGCTCCGGCCTGAACTTCTACTACGCACCTTACGCGGTGGGCTCCTATGCCGAAGGTGAGTATGTCGCCTTCGTGCCCTGGGAGGCATTGAAGGCCTATCTGACCCCGGAGGGCGCCAGAATTTTCGGCGGCGCGCGACCGAAGGACGACGAAGACCGGCCGCAATGA
- the scpA gene encoding methylmalonyl-CoA mutase: MSRIPNFADVRFEHVVAPRPADSAEPWLTPEGIPVKPAYSETDLEGIDFLDTWPGVAPYLRGPYPTMYVNQPWTIRQYAGFSTAEDSNAFYRRNLAAGQKGLSVAFDLATHRGYDSDHPRVSGDVGMAGVAIDSIYDMRTLFAGIPLDQMSVSMTMNGAVLPILALFVAAAEEQGVPPEKLSGTIQNDILKEFMVRNTYIYPPAPSMRIISDIFAYTSQRMPKYNSISISGYHMQEAGATQDLELAYTLADGVEYLRAGLAAGLDVDRFAPRLSFFWAIGMNFFMEVAKMRAARLLWAKLLKQFNPKDPRSLSLRTHCQTSGWSLTAQDVFNNVMRTTIEAMAATQGHTQSLHTNALDEALALPTDFSARIARNTQLFLQQESGTNRIIDPWGGSYYVERLTRDLAVKAWGHIQEVEALGGMAKAIEAGVPKLRIEEASAKTQARIDAGRQAVIGVNKYKPVDEAAIDVLKVENSTVRRLQIDKLKRLRTERDQKEVEQALAALTRSAGEGNGNLLALAIDAARAKATVGEISDAMEKVFGRHRAEIKSITGVYKREASAMSNRVEKVQELIDAFETAEGRRPRILVAKIGQDGHDRGQKVIASAFADVGFDVDIGPLFATADEAARQAVENDVHILGVSSLAAAHLTAVPELKAALKKHGREDIMIIIGGVVPPQDYDTLYAAGAEAIFPPGTVISDAAEELIRKLNARLGHSSEAAE, translated from the coding sequence GTGAGCAGGATTCCCAATTTCGCCGATGTCAGGTTTGAGCACGTTGTGGCGCCGAGGCCGGCTGACAGCGCCGAGCCGTGGCTGACGCCCGAGGGCATCCCGGTAAAGCCGGCCTACAGCGAAACCGACCTCGAAGGCATCGACTTCCTCGACACCTGGCCGGGCGTCGCGCCCTATCTGCGCGGCCCCTACCCCACCATGTATGTCAACCAGCCCTGGACCATCAGGCAATATGCCGGCTTCTCCACGGCGGAAGATTCCAACGCATTCTATCGTCGCAATCTTGCAGCGGGGCAAAAGGGTCTCTCGGTCGCGTTCGACCTTGCCACCCACCGCGGATATGACTCAGATCATCCGCGCGTCTCCGGCGACGTCGGAATGGCGGGCGTGGCGATCGATTCGATCTACGACATGCGCACGCTGTTTGCCGGTATCCCGCTCGACCAGATGAGCGTGTCGATGACCATGAACGGCGCGGTGCTGCCGATCCTCGCGCTGTTCGTTGCCGCCGCCGAGGAACAGGGCGTTCCGCCGGAAAAACTCTCAGGCACCATTCAGAACGACATTCTGAAAGAGTTCATGGTGCGCAACACCTATATCTATCCGCCCGCGCCCTCGATGCGGATCATCTCCGACATATTTGCGTACACCTCGCAGAGAATGCCGAAGTACAATTCGATCTCGATCTCCGGCTACCACATGCAGGAAGCCGGCGCGACGCAGGATCTCGAGCTCGCCTACACGCTGGCCGACGGCGTCGAATATCTGCGCGCCGGCCTTGCCGCCGGCCTCGATGTCGACCGCTTCGCGCCGCGGCTGTCGTTCTTCTGGGCGATCGGCATGAACTTCTTCATGGAAGTCGCCAAGATGCGCGCGGCACGGCTGCTCTGGGCCAAACTATTGAAGCAGTTCAATCCGAAGGATCCGCGCTCTCTGTCGCTGCGCACCCATTGCCAGACCTCCGGCTGGTCGCTGACCGCGCAGGACGTCTTCAACAATGTGATGCGCACCACCATCGAAGCGATGGCGGCGACCCAAGGGCACACGCAGTCACTGCACACCAACGCGCTCGACGAGGCCTTGGCGCTGCCGACCGACTTCTCGGCCCGCATCGCGCGCAATACACAGCTCTTCCTGCAGCAGGAAAGCGGCACCAACCGCATCATCGATCCCTGGGGCGGCTCCTATTACGTCGAACGGCTGACCCGCGATCTCGCGGTCAAGGCATGGGGACATATCCAGGAGGTCGAAGCGCTCGGCGGCATGGCCAAGGCCATCGAAGCCGGCGTACCGAAACTGCGCATCGAGGAGGCCTCCGCCAAGACGCAGGCGCGGATCGATGCCGGACGGCAAGCCGTGATCGGCGTCAACAAGTACAAGCCGGTCGATGAGGCCGCCATCGACGTGCTCAAGGTGGAAAACTCCACCGTGCGGCGGCTGCAGATCGACAAGCTGAAGCGGCTGCGCACCGAGCGCGACCAGAAGGAAGTCGAGCAGGCGCTCGCGGCGCTGACGCGCAGCGCCGGCGAAGGCAACGGCAATCTCCTGGCGCTCGCCATCGACGCGGCGCGGGCGAAAGCAACCGTCGGCGAAATTTCGGACGCGATGGAAAAGGTATTCGGGCGTCACCGCGCCGAGATCAAGTCCATCACCGGCGTCTACAAGCGGGAGGCGTCCGCCATGTCCAACCGGGTCGAGAAGGTGCAGGAACTGATCGATGCGTTCGAGACTGCCGAGGGCCGCCGCCCCCGCATCCTCGTCGCCAAGATCGGCCAGGACGGCCACGACCGCGGCCAGAAGGTGATCGCATCCGCCTTCGCCGATGTCGGCTTCGACGTCGACATTGGGCCGTTGTTCGCCACTGCCGACGAGGCGGCGCGGCAGGCGGTGGAGAACGACGTGCATATTCTCGGCGTCTCCTCGCTGGCAGCCGCCCACCTCACCGCGGTGCCGGAACTCAAGGCCGCGCTGAAGAAGCACGGCCGCGAGGACATCATGATCATCATCGGCGGCGTGGTGCCGCCGCAGGACTATGACACACTCTACGCAGCCGGCGCCGAGGCGATCTTCCCGCCGGGCACCGTGATCTCGGACGCTGCCGAAGAGCTGATCCGCAAGCTCAACGCTCGGCTCGGCCACAGCAGCGAGGCGGCGGAGTAG
- a CDS encoding GFA family protein: MTENNHKTVLTGGCQCGAVRFAVSKVPPKVSICHCRMCQKASGAPFASLADIEHEHFTWTRGKPATFKSSSIAERDFCAACGTPLTYRLIGGPRIEIMTGTFDRPDRVVPTRQYGTESRLGWVVGIANLPSQTTMQNYGPEKMATITSHQHPDHD, from the coding sequence ATGACGGAAAACAACCACAAGACGGTCCTGACCGGCGGCTGCCAGTGCGGTGCCGTCCGCTTTGCGGTGTCGAAAGTGCCGCCCAAGGTCAGCATCTGCCATTGCCGGATGTGCCAGAAGGCATCGGGCGCACCCTTCGCCTCGCTCGCCGATATCGAGCATGAGCATTTCACCTGGACCCGCGGCAAGCCGGCGACATTCAAATCCTCTTCCATTGCCGAGCGCGATTTCTGCGCGGCCTGCGGCACACCGCTGACCTACCGGCTGATCGGCGGCCCCCGGATCGAGATCATGACCGGCACCTTCGACCGCCCCGACCGGGTGGTGCCGACGCGGCAATATGGAACCGAATCCCGGCTAGGCTGGGTGGTCGGCATCGCCAACCTGCCGAGCCAGACCACGATGCAGAATTACGGGCCGGAGAAGATGGCGACCATCACCAGCCACCAGCATCCGGATCATGATTAG
- a CDS encoding methylmalonyl-CoA mutase subunit beta, which produces MTTKTDELTLAAEFVPATYEDWRKLVDGVLKGAPFEKLVSQTSDGLKIDPIYRRAQGAAPVAGRAAAAPWQIMQRIDHPDAKAANAQALHDLENGATGLTLVFSGANGAHGFGLDPSAEAVEAVLDGIYLDAGIGIELQIGPQSRMAAIHVAEYIKRRGIDPAACDVRFGLDPLGSGAVWGSSPYSWEEIAPAVTSAIKGLSAMGFKGPSAAADGRVIHDAGGSEVQELAFVLAAGVGYLRAIEGAGISLEDAQGMVYARLRADADQFLTLAKFRALRLLWARIEQACGLTPKPLFVAADTAWRMLTQRDAYVNMLRATIATFAAGLGGANAITVLPHTLALGLPDPFARRVARNTQLVLLEESNLAKVSDPAAGSGGIETLTQQLCEAAWSLFQEIEKTGGIFAALEQNLIQRKVATTRAARELNIARRRDVLTGASEFPNLHEDDIAVLDATPIVLPPYGEAKFKFDPLPPIRLAAPFEALRDKSDEKLKASGARPKIFLANLGTPAAFTARATFAKSFFETGGIEAIDTQGFTDPAALAAAFKASGAAIACLCSSDKVYAEHAGPAAKALQAAGAKHIYLAGRPGEQEAALRNAGVGDFIFAGGDALATLQEAWRRME; this is translated from the coding sequence ATGACCACCAAAACTGACGAACTGACCCTGGCCGCGGAATTTGTCCCGGCGACCTACGAGGACTGGCGCAAGCTGGTCGATGGGGTGCTGAAAGGCGCACCATTCGAGAAACTGGTCAGCCAGACGTCCGATGGGCTGAAGATCGATCCGATCTATCGCCGTGCGCAAGGCGCCGCGCCGGTCGCCGGCCGTGCCGCCGCCGCGCCGTGGCAGATCATGCAGCGGATCGACCACCCCGACGCGAAAGCGGCGAACGCGCAGGCGCTGCACGACCTGGAGAACGGCGCGACAGGGCTGACATTGGTGTTCTCGGGCGCCAACGGCGCACATGGGTTTGGACTGGATCCTTCGGCAGAGGCCGTCGAAGCCGTCCTCGACGGCATCTATCTCGACGCCGGCATCGGCATCGAGTTGCAGATCGGCCCGCAGTCGCGCATGGCGGCCATTCACGTCGCCGAATACATCAAGCGCAGGGGTATCGACCCTGCAGCCTGCGACGTCCGTTTCGGCCTCGATCCGCTCGGGTCCGGTGCAGTGTGGGGCTCCAGTCCCTATAGTTGGGAGGAGATCGCGCCCGCGGTCACCAGCGCCATCAAGGGCCTCTCCGCCATGGGCTTCAAAGGCCCGTCGGCGGCCGCCGATGGACGCGTCATCCACGATGCGGGCGGATCGGAAGTGCAGGAGCTGGCGTTTGTGCTGGCTGCCGGCGTCGGCTATCTGCGCGCGATCGAAGGGGCTGGGATTTCGCTCGAAGATGCCCAAGGCATGGTCTATGCGCGGCTCCGCGCGGACGCCGACCAGTTCCTGACGCTGGCGAAATTCCGCGCGCTGCGGCTGTTGTGGGCGCGCATCGAACAGGCCTGCGGTCTCACGCCCAAACCGCTGTTCGTTGCGGCCGATACCGCCTGGCGCATGCTGACGCAACGCGATGCCTACGTGAACATGCTGCGCGCGACGATTGCGACCTTCGCCGCCGGCCTCGGCGGCGCCAATGCCATCACCGTATTGCCGCACACGCTGGCGCTGGGATTGCCCGATCCGTTTGCGCGGCGTGTCGCACGCAACACGCAGCTGGTGCTGCTGGAAGAATCCAACCTCGCCAAGGTGAGCGATCCCGCAGCCGGTTCCGGCGGCATCGAGACCCTGACGCAGCAACTTTGCGAAGCCGCATGGTCGCTGTTTCAGGAGATCGAGAAGACCGGCGGCATCTTTGCGGCGCTCGAACAGAACCTGATCCAGCGCAAGGTCGCCACCACCCGCGCCGCACGCGAGCTCAACATCGCCAGGCGGCGCGACGTGCTGACCGGCGCCAGCGAATTCCCGAACCTGCATGAGGACGATATCGCGGTGCTCGATGCAACCCCGATCGTGCTGCCGCCCTATGGCGAGGCGAAATTCAAATTCGACCCGCTGCCGCCGATCCGGCTCGCCGCGCCGTTCGAGGCGCTGCGGGACAAATCGGACGAAAAGCTCAAGGCATCGGGCGCACGGCCCAAAATCTTTCTCGCCAATCTCGGCACGCCCGCCGCCTTCACTGCGCGTGCCACCTTTGCCAAGAGTTTTTTCGAGACCGGCGGCATCGAGGCGATCGACACGCAAGGGTTTACCGACCCGGCTGCGTTGGCCGCCGCGTTTAAGGCGTCCGGAGCGGCGATTGCGTGCCTGTGCTCGTCCGACAAGGTCTATGCGGAACACGCGGGCCCCGCCGCGAAGGCCCTTCAAGCGGCCGGCGCGAAGCATATCTATCTGGCAGGGCGGCCCGGCGAACAGGAGGCCGCGCTGCGAAATGCCGGCGTAGGCGATTTCATCTTTGCCGGCGGCGACGCGCTGGCGACGCTGCAGGAAGCCTGGCGGCGGATGGAGTGA
- a CDS encoding IS110 family transposase, translating into MGEVSTIGLDIAKSVFQVHGADVDGAVVIRKRVSRAKVLEFFSTLPACVVGIEACPSAHHWSRELRALGHTVRLMPPSYVKAYLKRSKNDANDAAAICEAVTRPSMRFVPTKSEQQQSGLMLHRSRQLLVRQRTMLSNAIRGHLAELGIISAKGRNGTAELFKIIADEKDGRIPAAARFSLEVLARQHAAIAAEIGAIEKRIHAWHRSSEESRRLEQIPGVGPIVATALVSEVGDWKEFSSGRSLAAWIGLVPKQHSTGGKERLGRISKQGNRYLRWLLVTGAMAVIRYARQHGTRRLWLAHIMERRPIKVAAVALANKIARMAWAMMVRGEQFKEPRLLPAA; encoded by the coding sequence ATGGGCGAGGTTAGCACGATTGGTCTCGATATTGCGAAGTCAGTCTTCCAGGTTCACGGCGCAGATGTTGATGGCGCGGTTGTGATCCGCAAGCGTGTGAGCCGCGCCAAGGTGCTGGAGTTCTTCTCGACTTTGCCGGCTTGCGTTGTTGGCATTGAAGCTTGCCCAAGTGCCCATCATTGGAGCCGTGAGCTCCGGGCGCTCGGCCATACGGTGCGGCTGATGCCGCCCAGTTATGTGAAGGCCTATCTCAAGCGCAGTAAGAACGACGCTAATGATGCTGCGGCGATCTGCGAGGCAGTGACACGTCCGTCGATGCGTTTTGTGCCGACCAAAAGCGAGCAGCAACAATCAGGCCTGATGCTGCATCGCAGCCGACAGCTACTGGTCCGTCAGCGAACGATGCTGTCGAACGCGATCCGCGGTCACTTGGCCGAGCTCGGCATTATCTCGGCAAAGGGGCGCAACGGCACAGCCGAGCTGTTCAAGATCATTGCTGACGAGAAGGATGGTCGGATACCCGCGGCCGCACGGTTCAGCCTCGAGGTTCTTGCCCGCCAACACGCCGCGATCGCAGCTGAGATCGGAGCTATCGAGAAGCGCATCCATGCCTGGCATCGTTCAAGCGAAGAAAGCCGCCGGCTCGAGCAGATCCCAGGCGTTGGTCCCATCGTCGCCACCGCCCTGGTCTCAGAAGTCGGTGATTGGAAAGAGTTCTCGTCCGGACGAAGCCTGGCGGCCTGGATCGGGCTTGTTCCCAAGCAGCATTCGACCGGCGGCAAGGAACGTCTGGGTAGAATCTCAAAGCAGGGAAATCGATATTTGCGATGGCTGCTCGTCACGGGCGCCATGGCCGTTATCCGATACGCGCGGCAGCATGGCACGCGGCGCCTCTGGCTTGCGCATATTATGGAGCGCCGGCCGATCAAGGTCGCCGCCGTGGCGCTTGCCAATAAAATCGCGCGCATGGCCTGGGCCATGATGGTACGCGGAGAGCAGTTCAAAGAGCCAAGATTGCTGCCAGCAGCATAG
- the folK gene encoding 2-amino-4-hydroxy-6-hydroxymethyldihydropteridine diphosphokinase yields the protein MADVLIALGGNVGDVRTTFRKAIANICGMTQAALLARSSDYSTPPWGEEDQAPFTNAVIEIETSLDPHALLFTLHKIEKKFGRDRAQETRWGPRTLDLDLIAYDDVRLDKPELTLPHPRAFERAFVLVPLAEIAPDRIIAGRRVADALAELSAEGIRRLPDLD from the coding sequence ATGGCGGATGTGCTGATCGCGCTCGGCGGCAATGTCGGCGATGTCCGCACGACATTCCGGAAAGCCATTGCCAACATTTGCGGCATGACACAGGCCGCCCTGCTCGCGCGTTCCTCCGACTACTCCACCCCGCCCTGGGGCGAGGAAGACCAGGCGCCCTTCACCAACGCGGTCATCGAGATCGAGACCAGCCTCGATCCCCATGCGCTGCTGTTCACGCTGCACAAGATCGAGAAGAAGTTCGGCCGCGACCGCGCGCAGGAGACGCGCTGGGGGCCTCGCACTCTCGACCTCGATTTGATCGCCTATGACGACGTCAGGCTCGACAAGCCGGAACTGACGCTGCCGCATCCACGGGCTTTCGAGCGCGCCTTCGTGCTGGTGCCACTCGCCGAAATCGCGCCCGACCGTATCATCGCCGGACGCCGCGTCGCCGACGCGCTGGCTGAGCTTTCAGCCGAGGGTATCCGGCGCCTGCCCGACCTCGATTGA
- the folB gene encoding dihydroneopterin aldolase yields MSDTIFITGLVTHARHGVMEHETKVGQRFVIDLELSIDLSESSHTDRLSDTVSYASVVETATAAFTNTHYKLLERAAGAVSDAIFAAFPRVHAVKVTVHKPHAPIAEIFEDVGVVLMRKRPSP; encoded by the coding sequence ATGAGCGATACGATCTTCATCACCGGCCTCGTCACCCATGCCCGCCATGGCGTGATGGAACACGAGACCAAAGTCGGGCAGCGGTTCGTGATCGATCTCGAACTCTCCATCGACCTGTCGGAATCCTCGCACACTGATCGGCTGTCCGACACCGTTTCTTATGCCAGCGTGGTCGAGACCGCGACCGCGGCGTTTACGAACACCCATTACAAGCTTTTGGAGCGTGCGGCCGGCGCCGTTTCGGACGCGATCTTCGCGGCGTTCCCACGCGTCCATGCGGTCAAGGTCACCGTCCACAAGCCGCATGCGCCGATTGCCGAAATCTTCGAGGATGTCGGCGTGGTGCTGATGCGCAAACGGCCATCGCCCTGA
- the folP gene encoding dihydropteroate synthase, with translation MIAAKSRPTAATGPAGHPVLPALLSRPYPAVMGVLNLTPDSFSDGGQFAAPEQALAQARRMIAEGADIIDIGAESTRPYGSEPISAEEELKRLQPVLSDVVALGIPVSIDSMKSAVVAWALDQGAAIANDVWGLQRDSGMAGLVAERGATVIIMHNRDSADPAIDIMQDIADFFARSLDIAAGRGISPDRIVLDPGIGFGKTPEQSMTALARLGELQSFGLPLLVGASRKRFISTVTPAEPHQRLGGSIAAHLLAAQNGARIIRAHDVAETVQALRVAAAIREQG, from the coding sequence ATGATCGCAGCCAAGTCCAGACCAACCGCCGCAACCGGTCCGGCCGGTCATCCGGTGCTGCCTGCGCTGCTGTCCAGGCCCTATCCGGCGGTGATGGGCGTACTGAACCTGACGCCCGATTCATTCTCGGACGGAGGGCAATTCGCGGCCCCCGAGCAGGCGCTGGCCCAGGCCCGGCGGATGATCGCCGAAGGCGCCGACATCATCGACATCGGCGCGGAATCCACCCGGCCCTATGGGTCGGAACCGATCTCGGCCGAAGAAGAACTAAAGCGCCTGCAGCCGGTGCTATCAGACGTCGTGGCGCTCGGCATTCCCGTGTCGATCGACAGCATGAAATCGGCCGTTGTCGCCTGGGCGCTCGATCAGGGCGCTGCCATCGCCAACGATGTCTGGGGCCTGCAGCGCGATTCCGGCATGGCGGGCCTCGTCGCCGAGCGCGGCGCGACTGTCATCATCATGCACAACCGCGACAGCGCCGATCCCGCCATCGACATCATGCAGGATATCGCTGATTTCTTCGCGCGTTCGCTCGACATCGCCGCCGGACGCGGCATTTCGCCCGACAGAATCGTGCTCGACCCCGGCATCGGCTTCGGCAAGACACCCGAGCAGAGCATGACCGCGCTGGCGCGGCTCGGCGAGTTGCAGTCGTTCGGATTGCCGCTGCTTGTCGGCGCCTCGCGCAAGCGTTTCATCAGCACGGTGACGCCGGCGGAGCCGCATCAGCGCCTCGGCGGTTCGATTGCCGCGCATCTGCTGGCGGCGCAAAACGGCGCGCGGATCATCCGGGCGCATGACGTCGCCGAAACCGTCCAGGCGCTGCGCGTGGCAGCGGCAATCAGGGAACAGGGATGA
- a CDS encoding DUF4332 domain-containing protein produces the protein MTYSLSEIDGLTAYYASKLKSLGIRTTDALLEAARTVKGRKALAAKTGISEQQLLEWANFSDYMRIPGMGKAKVGLVRAAGVTTVRELAHRNPARLAQNMRDVNIKRKLVRVLPSERSVEQLIEQARKLQPKISY, from the coding sequence ATGACCTATTCCCTTTCCGAGATCGACGGCCTGACCGCCTACTATGCCTCGAAACTGAAATCGTTGGGCATTCGCACCACCGATGCGCTGCTGGAAGCCGCCCGCACGGTGAAAGGGCGCAAGGCGCTTGCGGCGAAGACCGGCATCAGCGAACAGCAACTGCTCGAATGGGCCAATTTTTCCGACTACATGCGCATTCCCGGAATGGGCAAAGCCAAGGTGGGTCTGGTGCGCGCGGCCGGCGTCACCACCGTGCGTGAGCTCGCACACCGCAATCCGGCGCGCCTGGCCCAGAACATGAGAGACGTGAACATAAAGCGTAAACTCGTCCGGGTTCTGCCTTCCGAACGATCAGTCGAGCAACTGATCGAGCAGGCGCGCAAGCTTCAGCCGAAGATCAGCTACTGA